Proteins encoded together in one Paracoccus sp. SMMA_5_TC window:
- a CDS encoding glutamine-synthetase adenylyltransferase has product MDFAARITRLPLAADPDRGLSAWQATGISDPRLGDLIRGAAGSSPYLAGLIQREADWLGEALSHQDHENVVARETAGFEALTADVLGPALRRAKRRVALWTALADLGGVWRLEQVTGALTDLADRATDLALRVHVAAELARGKLPPTAADAGGIVALAMGKMGAAELNYSSDIDLIVLYDDSAYAADDQHEARACLIRATRRAAATLSDNTDQGYVFRTDLRLRPDASVTPVCISFSAALAYYEAEGRTWERSAYIKARPCGGDLAAGERFLRELTPFVWRRHLDFAAIQDAHDMRLRIRRHKGLHGRIEVPGHDMKLGQGGIREIEFFTQTRQLIAGGRDPDLRARGTVEGLAQLARKGWVPPEVAEELTAHYREHREIEHRIQMVNDAQTHAVPATPEGVRTIALLSGQADADAWAERLAGRLARVEALTGDFFAPGEQRARPALSPEAEALVERWRSYPALRSQRGREVFSRIEPELLTRLTAAAHAGEALARFDTFLAGLPAGVQLFSLFEANPQLIDLIVDICATSPGLAAYLGQHPEVLDAVLGGSFFSPWPGSEELRRHLDHSIDTALAAPAGGYERALDAARRWAHEWQFRIGVHHLRALIGAEEAGGQYADIADSVVAALFPVVSAEFSRRHGPPPGRGAVVLGMGSLGARQLNAGSDLDLIVIYDAAGQETSEGTKPLATRSYYARLTQALITALSAPTAAGRLYEVDMRLRPSGRQGPVATSVQGFRDYQMTEAWTWEHLALTRARVVGLCGDHGVQLAAEVEALRVEILQARGGDPRVLPDLAEMRARIFAAKAPDGAWEGKIGRGRLQDIELLAQSLALRAGSAARGVAAQLRAGPRAGLIARPAAERLASARRFLWNLQCAARLLTDRPLDMESLGEGGQAFLLRETGAESLDDLAQRLAATVAEAGDLIDSALAGAGQNAAAL; this is encoded by the coding sequence ATGGATTTCGCTGCCCGCATCACCCGCCTGCCACTTGCCGCCGACCCTGACCGCGGGCTGTCAGCCTGGCAGGCGACGGGCATTTCCGACCCGCGCCTGGGCGATCTGATCCGCGGCGCGGCAGGGTCAAGTCCCTATCTGGCCGGGCTGATCCAGCGCGAGGCCGACTGGCTGGGCGAGGCCCTGAGCCATCAGGATCATGAGAATGTCGTGGCCCGCGAGACCGCCGGGTTCGAGGCGCTGACGGCCGACGTGCTTGGCCCCGCGCTGCGCCGGGCCAAGCGGCGGGTGGCGCTGTGGACGGCGCTGGCCGATCTGGGCGGGGTCTGGCGGCTCGAGCAGGTGACCGGCGCGCTGACCGATCTGGCCGACCGCGCCACCGATCTGGCGCTGCGCGTGCATGTGGCGGCCGAGCTTGCCCGCGGCAAGCTGCCGCCCACCGCTGCCGATGCCGGCGGCATCGTCGCGCTGGCCATGGGCAAGATGGGCGCGGCCGAGCTGAACTATTCCTCGGACATCGACCTGATCGTGCTTTACGACGACAGCGCCTATGCTGCCGACGACCAGCACGAGGCCCGCGCCTGCCTGATCCGCGCCACCCGGCGGGCGGCGGCCACCTTGTCGGACAATACCGATCAGGGTTACGTGTTCCGCACCGACCTGCGGCTGCGGCCCGATGCCTCGGTCACGCCGGTCTGCATCTCGTTCTCGGCGGCGCTGGCCTATTACGAGGCCGAGGGGCGCACATGGGAACGCAGCGCCTATATCAAGGCGCGGCCCTGTGGCGGCGACCTGGCGGCGGGGGAACGCTTCCTGCGCGAGCTGACGCCCTTTGTCTGGCGGCGGCATCTGGATTTCGCCGCCATCCAGGATGCCCATGACATGCGGCTGCGCATCCGGCGGCACAAGGGGCTGCACGGCCGGATCGAGGTGCCCGGCCATGACATGAAGCTGGGTCAGGGCGGCATCCGCGAGATCGAATTCTTCACCCAGACCCGGCAACTGATCGCCGGCGGCCGTGATCCCGACCTGCGCGCGCGCGGCACCGTCGAGGGGCTGGCCCAGCTGGCCCGCAAGGGCTGGGTGCCGCCCGAGGTGGCCGAGGAACTGACCGCGCATTATCGCGAACACCGCGAGATCGAACACCGCATCCAGATGGTGAACGACGCCCAGACCCATGCCGTGCCCGCCACCCCCGAGGGTGTGCGCACCATCGCGCTGCTGTCGGGACAGGCCGATGCCGATGCCTGGGCCGAACGGCTGGCAGGCCGCCTGGCCCGGGTCGAGGCGCTGACCGGCGATTTCTTTGCCCCCGGCGAACAACGCGCCCGCCCGGCGTTGTCGCCCGAGGCCGAGGCGCTGGTCGAACGCTGGCGCAGCTATCCGGCGCTGCGCTCGCAACGCGGGCGCGAGGTCTTTTCCCGCATCGAGCCGGAGCTGCTGACCCGCCTGACCGCCGCCGCCCATGCGGGCGAGGCGCTGGCACGCTTTGACACCTTTCTGGCGGGCCTGCCGGCCGGGGTGCAGCTGTTTTCCCTGTTCGAGGCCAACCCGCAGCTGATCGACCTGATCGTCGACATCTGCGCCACCTCGCCGGGGCTTGCGGCCTATCTGGGGCAGCATCCCGAGGTGCTGGACGCGGTGCTGGGCGGCAGTTTCTTTTCGCCCTGGCCGGGGTCCGAGGAACTGCGCCGTCATCTCGACCACAGCATCGATACAGCGCTTGCGGCGCCGGCGGGCGGCTATGAGCGGGCGCTGGATGCGGCCCGGCGCTGGGCGCATGAATGGCAGTTTCGCATCGGCGTGCATCACCTGCGCGCGCTGATCGGCGCCGAAGAGGCCGGCGGGCAATATGCCGATATTGCCGATAGCGTGGTGGCGGCGCTGTTTCCGGTGGTCTCCGCCGAATTTTCCCGCCGCCACGGTCCGCCGCCGGGGCGGGGTGCGGTGGTGCTGGGCATGGGCTCGCTGGGGGCGCGGCAGCTCAATGCCGGCTCGGACCTTGATCTGATCGTGATCTATGACGCCGCCGGGCAAGAGACCTCCGAGGGCACCAAGCCGCTGGCCACGCGCAGCTATTATGCGCGGCTGACCCAGGCGCTGATCACCGCGCTGTCGGCGCCGACCGCCGCCGGCCGTCTTTACGAGGTGGACATGCGGCTGCGCCCCTCGGGGCGGCAGGGGCCGGTGGCGACCTCGGTGCAGGGGTTCCGGGACTATCAGATGACCGAAGCCTGGACTTGGGAGCATCTGGCGCTGACGCGCGCACGGGTGGTCGGGCTGTGCGGCGATCACGGCGTCCAGCTTGCGGCCGAGGTCGAGGCGCTGCGCGTCGAGATCCTGCAGGCGCGCGGCGGCGATCCGCGCGTTCTGCCCGACCTGGCCGAGATGCGCGCGCGCATCTTTGCCGCCAAGGCCCCCGATGGCGCGTGGGAAGGCAAGATCGGGCGTGGCCGGCTGCAGGATATCGAATTGCTGGCGCAAAGCCTTGCCCTGCGCGCGGGCTCCGCGGCGCGGGGGGTGGCGGCGCAGCTGCGCGCCGGTCCGCGCGCCGGGCTGATCGCGCGGCCTGCCGCTGAACGGCTGGCATCCGCGCGCCGCTTTCTGTGGAACCTGCAATGCGCGGCGCGGCTGCTGACCGATCGGCCGCTGGACATGGAAAGCCTGGGCGAGGGCGGGCAGGCATTCCTGCTGCGGGAAACCGGCGCCGAAAGCCTTGACGATCTGGCGCAGCGCCTTGCCGCCACGGTCGCCGAGGCTGGCGATCTGATCGATTCGGCGCTGGCGGGCGCAGGCCAGAACGCGGCGGCGCTCTAG
- a CDS encoding arginyltransferase, which produces MRHSLPHAPQFYVTAPQPCPYLHGRAERKLFTALAGSGASELNNALSRQGFRRSQNVLYRPSCESCVACMSARIRVADFQPSRTQRRILRRNGHLRRLATSAWATEEQYDLFRAYLDQRHADGGMADMDIFEFAAMIEETPVRTRVMEYRTPQAPQLDPAADRLMAVCLTDVLDDGLSLVYSFYDTADASASLGTYVILDHIELARAAGLPFVYLGYWVPGSRKMEYKARFSALEIYKGGVWQPMGDPKLHSSDIHPLSIDPIVEQVARITLPQMRG; this is translated from the coding sequence ATGCGCCACAGCTTGCCCCACGCGCCGCAGTTCTATGTGACGGCCCCCCAGCCATGTCCCTATCTGCACGGTCGCGCGGAACGCAAGCTGTTCACCGCCCTGGCCGGCAGCGGCGCCAGCGAACTGAACAATGCCCTGTCGCGGCAGGGGTTCAGACGTTCGCAGAACGTGCTGTATCGGCCCAGTTGCGAAAGCTGCGTTGCCTGCATGTCGGCCCGGATCCGGGTGGCGGATTTCCAGCCCTCGCGCACGCAGCGGCGAATCCTGCGCCGGAATGGTCATCTGCGACGCCTCGCCACCAGCGCCTGGGCGACCGAGGAACAATACGACCTGTTCCGCGCCTATCTGGATCAGCGCCACGCCGATGGCGGCATGGCCGACATGGACATCTTCGAATTCGCGGCCATGATCGAGGAAACGCCGGTGCGCACCCGGGTCATGGAATATCGCACGCCGCAGGCCCCGCAGCTGGATCCGGCGGCGGACCGGCTGATGGCGGTATGCCTGACCGACGTGCTGGATGACGGGCTCAGCCTTGTCTACAGCTTCTATGACACGGCCGATGCCTCTGCCAGTCTGGGCACCTATGTCATTCTGGATCACATCGAACTGGCCCGCGCCGCCGGCCTGCCCTTTGTCTATCTGGGCTATTGGGTGCCGGGCAGCCGCAAGATGGAATACAAGGCCCGCTTTTCGGCGCTGGAGATCTACAAGGGCGGGGTCTGGCAGCCGATGGGCGACCCCAAGCTGCACAGTTCCGACATCCATCCGCTGTCGATCGATCCCATTGTCGAACAGGTGGCGCGCATCACCCTGCCGCAAATGCGCGGCTGA
- a CDS encoding acetolactate synthase 3 large subunit: protein MSRQMTGARMVIEALRDQGVDTVFGYPGGAVLPIYDELFQQNDIKHILVRHEQGAVHMAEGYARATGKPGVVLVTSGPGATNAVTGLTDALMDSIPIVTLTGQVPTFLIGTDGFQEADTVGITRPCTKHNWLVKDTDELAATIHKAFHIATSGRPGPVLIDIPKDVQFATGEYVGPQEIQTPSYQPARQGDTATITRLVELMETAQRPIFYTGGGVINSGPRASQLLRDLAEATGFPVTSTLMGLGAYPASGKLWIGMLGMHGLYEANMAMHDCDLMIAVGARFDDRITGRVADFSPGSIKAQIDIDPSSINKVIHVDLPIVGDVAHVLEQMLEIWQARGRRTNSEAVARWWQQIAQWQARKCLAYRNSDQVIKPQYALERLQALTADRNPYIATEVGQHQMWAAQFLRFEDPNHWMTSGGLGTMGYGLPASIGAQIAHPDALVINVAGEASWLMNMQEMGTAVQFRAPVKQFILNNERLGMVRQWQQLLHGERYSQSWSESLPDFVKLAEAFGCGGRTVSDPAELDDAIREMLEYDGPFILDVLVEKHENCFPMIPSGKPHNEMLLGEASTEGAITGAGAALV, encoded by the coding sequence ATGTCCCGACAGATGACGGGTGCAAGAATGGTTATCGAAGCCCTGCGCGATCAGGGTGTCGATACGGTATTCGGCTATCCGGGCGGGGCGGTGCTGCCGATCTATGACGAACTATTCCAGCAGAACGACATCAAGCACATCCTGGTGCGCCATGAGCAGGGTGCTGTGCACATGGCCGAAGGCTATGCCCGCGCCACCGGCAAGCCGGGGGTTGTGCTGGTGACCTCGGGGCCGGGGGCGACCAATGCGGTCACCGGGCTGACCGATGCGTTGATGGATTCGATCCCCATCGTCACCCTGACCGGCCAGGTTCCCACCTTCCTGATCGGCACCGACGGCTTTCAAGAGGCCGACACGGTCGGGATTACCCGGCCGTGCACCAAGCACAACTGGCTGGTGAAGGACACCGACGAGCTGGCGGCAACCATTCACAAGGCCTTTCATATCGCCACTTCCGGCAGGCCGGGGCCGGTGTTGATCGACATTCCCAAGGATGTGCAGTTTGCCACCGGCGAATATGTCGGGCCGCAGGAAATCCAGACCCCCAGCTATCAGCCGGCACGCCAGGGCGATACCGCCACCATCACCCGCCTGGTCGAGTTGATGGAAACCGCCCAGCGCCCGATCTTCTATACCGGGGGCGGGGTAATCAACTCCGGCCCTCGCGCCAGTCAGCTGCTGCGCGACCTGGCCGAGGCGACGGGGTTCCCGGTGACCTCTACCCTGATGGGGCTGGGGGCCTATCCTGCCTCTGGCAAGCTCTGGATCGGGATGCTGGGGATGCATGGCCTCTACGAGGCGAACATGGCCATGCATGACTGCGATCTGATGATTGCGGTGGGGGCACGGTTCGATGACCGCATCACCGGTCGCGTCGCCGACTTCAGCCCCGGTTCGATCAAGGCGCAGATCGACATCGATCCCAGTTCGATCAACAAGGTGATCCACGTCGATCTGCCCATTGTCGGTGATGTGGCCCATGTCCTGGAACAGATGCTGGAAATCTGGCAGGCCCGCGGTCGGCGCACCAATAGCGAGGCGGTGGCCCGATGGTGGCAACAGATCGCACAATGGCAGGCACGCAAATGTCTGGCCTATCGCAACTCTGACCAGGTGATAAAACCGCAATATGCGCTGGAACGGCTGCAGGCGCTGACAGCCGATCGCAACCCCTATATCGCCACCGAGGTGGGGCAGCATCAGATGTGGGCGGCGCAATTCCTGCGCTTTGAGGATCCCAATCACTGGATGACCTCGGGCGGGCTGGGAACCATGGGCTATGGCCTGCCCGCCTCGATCGGCGCACAGATCGCGCACCCCGACGCCTTGGTCATCAACGTCGCAGGCGAAGCCAGCTGGCTGATGAACATGCAGGAAATGGGCACGGCGGTTCAGTTCCGCGCGCCGGTCAAGCAGTTCATCCTGAACAACGAACGCCTTGGCATGGTTCGGCAGTGGCAGCAATTGCTGCATGGCGAACGCTATAGCCAAAGCTGGTCCGAAAGCCTGCCCGACTTCGTCAAGCTGGCCGAAGCTTTCGGCTGCGGCGGCCGCACGGTCTCGGACCCGGCCGAGCTGGACGACGCGATCCGCGAGATGCTGGAATACGACGGCCCGTTCATCCTGGATGTGCTGGTCGAAAAGCACGAAAACTGCTTTCCGATGATTCCGTCGGGCAAACCGCACAACGAAATGCTGCTGGGCGAGGCATCGACCGAGGGCGCCATCACCGGCGCCGGCGCGGCGCTGGTCTGA
- the ilvN gene encoding acetolactate synthase small subunit — MAALNIQKGASSHSAYDLRDPNTQAIESHTLAVLVDNEAGVLARVIGLFSGRGYNIDSLTVAEVDHLGHRSRITIVTRGTPAVIEQIKAQLGRIVPVHEVHDLTVEGPRVERELGLFKVAGKGDKRVEALRIAEIFRASVVDSTLESFVFEITGTPEKLDAFAELMRPLGLADQARTGVAALARGI; from the coding sequence ATGGCAGCTTTGAACATCCAGAAGGGCGCGTCCAGCCATTCGGCCTATGATCTGCGCGATCCGAACACGCAGGCGATCGAATCGCACACGCTGGCTGTATTGGTGGATAACGAGGCCGGGGTTCTGGCCCGGGTCATCGGCCTGTTTTCCGGGCGCGGCTACAACATCGACAGTCTGACCGTGGCCGAGGTGGACCACCTGGGCCACCGCTCGCGCATCACCATTGTCACCCGCGGCACGCCGGCGGTCATCGAGCAGATCAAGGCCCAGCTGGGGCGCATCGTCCCCGTGCACGAGGTTCACGACCTGACGGTCGAGGGACCACGGGTCGAGCGGGAACTGGGACTGTTCAAGGTCGCGGGCAAGGGGGACAAGCGGGTCGAGGCCTTGCGGATCGCCGAGATTTTCCGCGCCAGCGTGGTGGATTCGACCCTGGAAAGCTTTGTGTTCGAGATTACCGGCACCCCCGAAAAACTGGATGCCTTTGCCGAACTGATGCGGCCGCTTGGGCTGGCGGATCAGGCTCGAACCGGGGTAGCCGCCCTCGCCCGCGGCATCTGA
- a CDS encoding M48 family metalloprotease, whose product MIRIWQAASIIVLALAGCVVVPETPPASGNRPLPTAVRPDVAPTPAQASARSFISVINRMEPMVERECAARRTQPISCDFQFVVDDRPGLEPNAFQTVDATGRPIIGFTLSLIGEARNADELAFVVGHEASHHILGHINRKTSAATMGAVILGGLASAYGGNPEAIRSAQDFGAQFGARYYSKDWELEADYLGAIIALNAGYDPERGALFFARIPDPGDKILGTHPSRAARMNQVSRAVADYRAGLVR is encoded by the coding sequence ATGATCCGGATCTGGCAGGCTGCGTCGATCATCGTGCTGGCATTGGCCGGCTGTGTCGTGGTGCCGGAAACACCGCCGGCCTCGGGTAACCGTCCGCTGCCGACGGCTGTTCGGCCAGATGTTGCCCCGACACCTGCGCAGGCCTCGGCACGATCGTTCATTTCGGTCATCAACCGGATGGAGCCGATGGTCGAACGCGAATGTGCTGCCCGCCGCACCCAGCCAATCAGCTGCGATTTCCAGTTTGTCGTCGATGACCGGCCAGGGTTGGAGCCGAACGCGTTTCAGACCGTCGATGCCACGGGGCGCCCGATCATCGGATTTACCCTGTCGCTGATCGGCGAGGCACGCAACGCCGACGAACTGGCCTTTGTCGTCGGACACGAGGCCAGCCATCACATCCTTGGCCACATCAACCGCAAGACCAGCGCAGCGACGATGGGGGCGGTGATTCTGGGCGGTCTCGCAAGCGCCTACGGCGGCAACCCCGAGGCTATTCGCAGCGCGCAGGATTTCGGTGCCCAGTTCGGCGCAAGATACTATTCCAAGGACTGGGAACTTGAGGCCGATTATCTGGGCGCGATCATCGCGCTTAATGCGGGTTATGACCCCGAGAGAGGCGCATTGTTCTTTGCCCGGATCCCCGATCCCGGTGACAAGATCCTGGGCACACACCCGTCGCGGGCCGCGCGCATGAATCAGGTGTCACGGGCAGTTGCCGATTACCGCGCGGGGCTTGTGCGCTAG
- a CDS encoding DUF167 domain-containing protein, protein MNDLQDLVAPGGQFRVRVTPRARRNAVICDDRGLRVMVTAPAHDGQANDAVVRLLAKALGVAPSRLTLLRGTSARDKLFRLDQPRSSR, encoded by the coding sequence ATGAACGATCTGCAAGACCTCGTGGCCCCGGGCGGGCAATTCCGGGTGCGGGTGACGCCGCGGGCCCGGCGCAATGCCGTGATCTGCGATGACCGCGGTTTGCGGGTCATGGTCACCGCCCCGGCGCATGACGGGCAGGCCAATGATGCGGTGGTCCGTCTGCTGGCCAAGGCTCTGGGCGTGGCGCCTTCGCGTCTGACACTGCTGCGCGGTACCTCTGCGCGGGACAAGCTGTTCCGCCTCGATCAGCCGCGGTCGAGCCGGTAA
- a CDS encoding nitroreductase family protein, producing MPAPDNAALSFLRNRRSHPPKLLRGPAPDRAQLLDLLTLAARAPDHGKLEPWRFVVLERAALDRLAPVLADHVAQNGGDAAAVEKARSAFASPVIVAVVFSPVDSPKIPQSEQFLSTGAVCLGLVNAALAAGYGAAWLTGPAAQPDFARAHLGVGASEQVAGLIHIGHSDSAPPDRPRPDIAAKTLFLS from the coding sequence ATGCCCGCCCCAGACAACGCTGCCCTGTCCTTTCTGCGTAACCGTCGTTCGCACCCGCCCAAGCTGCTGCGCGGTCCGGCCCCTGATCGGGCGCAGCTGCTGGATCTGTTGACCTTGGCGGCGCGCGCCCCCGATCACGGCAAGCTGGAGCCCTGGCGTTTCGTGGTGCTGGAACGTGCCGCGCTGGACCGGCTGGCACCGGTGCTGGCCGATCACGTCGCGCAGAACGGCGGCGATGCGGCGGCAGTCGAAAAGGCCCGCAGCGCCTTTGCATCACCCGTCATCGTGGCGGTGGTCTTTTCTCCGGTGGACAGCCCCAAGATTCCGCAATCGGAACAGTTCCTGTCGACCGGCGCGGTCTGTCTGGGGCTGGTCAATGCCGCGCTGGCCGCGGGCTATGGCGCGGCCTGGCTGACCGGCCCGGCGGCGCAGCCCGATTTCGCCCGCGCCCATCTGGGTGTGGGCGCCAGCGAACAGGTCGCCGGCCTGATCCACATCGGCCATAGCGACAGCGCCCCGCCGGACCGCCCGCGTCCCGACATCGCGGCCAAGACGCTGTTCCTGTCATGA
- a CDS encoding EI24 domain-containing protein — MILRALILAWGDLLRPRIFRVVLLGVALTLLLFVALQAAAFWAIRSFAPDALMLPWVGEVPVAALLSWSSLLLFPVMSILLMAPVAAGFSGLFAEQVAEAVEASHYPARQGLPLPFWEGLGESAAVMGAVIAVTLVTLMLTPFLGPLASVLFYGGNGWLLGREFFQMAARRHLHAPQAHALRRVMAAQVTGLGVLIALLLTVPVLNILVPVLAAAGFTHLYHLSASTPRDRRV; from the coding sequence ATGATCCTGCGCGCGCTGATCCTGGCTTGGGGGGATCTTTTGCGCCCGCGGATCTTTCGCGTCGTGCTGTTGGGCGTTGCCTTGACCCTTCTGCTGTTCGTGGCGCTGCAAGCCGCAGCCTTCTGGGCCATACGCAGCTTCGCCCCCGACGCGCTGATGCTGCCCTGGGTGGGCGAAGTGCCGGTGGCGGCGCTGTTGTCCTGGAGTTCGCTGCTGCTGTTTCCGGTCATGAGCATCCTGCTGATGGCCCCTGTGGCCGCCGGATTCTCGGGACTGTTTGCCGAACAGGTGGCCGAAGCGGTCGAAGCCAGCCATTATCCGGCCAGGCAAGGCCTGCCGCTGCCCTTCTGGGAAGGATTGGGCGAATCGGCTGCGGTAATGGGGGCGGTGATTGCGGTGACGCTCGTCACCCTGATGCTGACGCCCTTTCTGGGACCGCTGGCATCGGTGCTGTTCTATGGCGGCAACGGCTGGCTTCTGGGGCGCGAATTCTTTCAGATGGCGGCCCGACGCCACCTGCACGCGCCGCAGGCGCATGCGCTGCGCCGGGTCATGGCGGCACAGGTCACCGGCCTTGGGGTGCTGATCGCGCTGCTGTTGACGGTTCCGGTGCTGAATATCCTGGTGCCGGTGCTGGCGGCGGCGGGCTTTACCCACCTTTACCATCTCAGCGCGTCCACGCCTCGAGATCGGCGCGTGTAA
- a CDS encoding DUF1467 family protein — translation MSLTGGIVLYSVLWFLVLFVLLPIGQKSQADVGQVTPGTPAGAPHEPQLRRKMLWATLISALLWAGIAYIILADVITRADLEAWTR, via the coding sequence ATGAGCCTGACCGGGGGAATCGTGCTGTATTCGGTGCTGTGGTTTCTGGTGCTGTTCGTGCTGCTGCCGATCGGCCAGAAAAGCCAGGCCGATGTGGGGCAGGTCACACCAGGCACACCGGCAGGCGCCCCGCACGAGCCGCAATTGCGCCGCAAGATGCTGTGGGCGACCTTGATTTCCGCGCTGCTGTGGGCCGGAATCGCCTATATCATCCTGGCGGATGTCATTACACGCGCCGATCTCGAGGCGTGGACGCGCTGA
- the mce gene encoding methylmalonyl-CoA epimerase produces MIGRLNHVAIAVPDLDAAAAQYANTLGARVGAPQDEPDHGVTVVFIELPNTKVELLYPLGENSPIQGFLDKNPAGGIHHMCFEVEDILAARDRLKAEGARVLGNGEPKIGAHGKPVLFLHPKDFNGCLIELEQV; encoded by the coding sequence ATGATCGGACGCTTGAACCATGTCGCCATCGCCGTGCCAGACCTGGATGCGGCTGCGGCGCAATACGCCAACACGCTGGGCGCGCGCGTCGGTGCGCCGCAGGACGAGCCGGATCACGGTGTGACCGTGGTGTTCATCGAACTGCCCAACACCAAGGTCGAACTTCTTTATCCGCTGGGTGAAAACAGCCCTATCCAGGGCTTTCTGGACAAGAACCCTGCCGGCGGCATCCATCACATGTGTTTCGAGGTCGAGGATATCCTGGCCGCGCGCGACCGGCTCAAGGCCGAAGGCGCCCGTGTCCTGGGGAACGGCGAACCCAAGATCGGCGCCCATGGCAAGCCCGTGCTGTTCCTGCACCCCAAGGATTTCAACGGCTGCCTGATCGAACTGGAGCAGGTCTGA